The Palleronia sp. THAF1 genome window below encodes:
- a CDS encoding ATP-binding cassette domain-containing protein, whose translation MPDPAEKARPILSVALDGLRYDGTDVLANVAFDLAPGETVALVGPSGIGKTTLLRCIAGLETGYRGRIDARGTTSVIFQEPTLLPWRTCLQNLTIPTGIGRDGALDLLDSVGLMGRGQAFPLQLSLGQQRRLALARAFAARPSLLLMDEPFVSLDPVLVDEMMTLFTRLKHETGVATLLVTHVEAEAERLATRVITLGGPPARIASDRRNAPKLGEIASR comes from the coding sequence GTGCCCGATCCAGCCGAAAAGGCGCGACCGATCCTGTCGGTCGCGCTGGACGGTCTGCGGTATGACGGCACGGACGTGCTTGCCAATGTCGCCTTTGACTTGGCTCCGGGCGAGACAGTCGCGCTGGTCGGACCGTCCGGCATCGGCAAGACGACGCTTCTGCGTTGCATCGCAGGACTGGAGACCGGGTATCGCGGGCGCATCGACGCGCGGGGCACGACGTCAGTCATCTTCCAAGAGCCGACGCTGCTGCCGTGGCGGACCTGCTTGCAGAACCTGACGATCCCCACTGGAATTGGCCGGGACGGTGCGTTGGACCTGCTGGACTCAGTCGGCTTGATGGGTCGCGGGCAGGCGTTCCCGCTGCAACTCTCGCTTGGTCAGCAACGGCGCCTTGCATTGGCCCGCGCCTTCGCCGCGCGCCCGTCGCTTTTGCTGATGGACGAACCATTCGTCTCGCTGGACCCGGTGCTGGTGGACGAAATGATGACGCTGTTCACGCGGTTGAAGCATGAAACGGGTGTCGCGACGCTTCTGGTGACCCATGTGGAAGCAGAGGCCGAGCGGTTGGCGACCCGCGTGATCACACTCGGCGGCCCACCCGCCCGCATCGCGTCCGACCGCCGCAACGCGCCGAAACTGGGCGAGATCGCAAGCCGTTAG
- a CDS encoding ABC transporter permease — MKYLTALAAIVAREALRFVHQRERFLAALVRPLVWLLVFAAGFRAALGLSITPPYQTYITYETYIVPGLCGMILLFNGMQSSLSLVYDREMGSMRLLLTAPLPRWWLLLCKLIGATAISILQVYAFLFIAWLFDITLPGWGYVTVLPALILAGLMLGALGLALSSFVKQLENFAGVMNFVIFPMFFLSSALYPLWKMAESSPLLRDICLANPFTHAVELIRFALYVELNPWALLWTLLATLAFGLLAIWGYDPARGLVRRKG; from the coding sequence ATGAAATACCTCACCGCCCTTGCGGCCATCGTCGCGCGCGAAGCGCTGCGGTTCGTCCATCAACGCGAACGCTTCCTTGCCGCCTTGGTCCGCCCCCTCGTCTGGCTGCTGGTCTTCGCCGCGGGCTTTCGGGCGGCCCTAGGTCTGTCCATCACGCCGCCCTACCAGACCTACATCACCTACGAGACCTACATCGTTCCGGGCCTGTGCGGCATGATCCTGCTGTTCAACGGAATGCAGTCGTCGCTCAGCCTTGTCTACGACCGTGAGATGGGGTCGATGCGGCTGCTGTTGACCGCCCCGCTGCCGCGCTGGTGGCTACTTCTGTGCAAACTGATCGGAGCAACCGCGATCTCGATCCTGCAGGTCTACGCATTCCTCTTCATCGCCTGGCTCTTCGATATCACGCTGCCGGGCTGGGGCTACGTGACGGTCCTGCCCGCACTGATCCTCGCGGGTCTCATGCTAGGCGCGCTGGGCCTTGCGCTGTCATCTTTCGTTAAGCAACTGGAAAACTTCGCGGGCGTGATGAACTTCGTGATCTTCCCGATGTTCTTTCTTAGCTCCGCCCTCTATCCCCTTTGGAAGATGGCAGAATCCTCACCGCTCTTGCGCGACATCTGCCTGGCCAACCCCTTCACCCACGCGGTCGAACTGATCCGCTTCGCCCTGTATGTCGAGCTGAACCCATGGGCGTTGCTCTGGACCCTGCTGGCGACACTCGCCTTCGGCCTGTTGGCGATCTGGGGATACGATCCGGCGCGCGGTCTGGTGCGGCGCAAGGGCTGA
- a CDS encoding FIST N-terminal domain-containing protein: MTAQNSHIVAEQPGFAGLLSRACVPADAGIGALVEALGPKPLAHLFLFVSPEADFHALIAEARKAFPDTTLTACTTAGEIGPAGYTENTIVALGLPRAHFATRTILAEPLQALDIAAVADAVVRARMALVEDAPQFATTFAFVMIDGLSLREDSLLAALAPSLGAMPIFGGSAGDGRTFAQTLVAHDDAIHTDAGVLTLIATDARAHVFSLDHMTPTETRMVVTDADPEARIVRRINGAPAAAEYARIVNRDPGQLDSFTFAAHPVVVRMGERHHVRSIQRVTPDGALIFFSAIDEGMVLSVATSEPIAAHLDRELASLAMGDQMPDIIACDCILRRIEAEEHQQSRSVSDVLARYGATGFSTYGEQIGRMHINHTMTGVALYPPEPR; encoded by the coding sequence GTGACAGCGCAGAATTCGCACATTGTCGCGGAGCAACCCGGCTTTGCCGGCCTGCTGTCGCGCGCCTGCGTTCCGGCTGACGCCGGGATCGGCGCGCTTGTGGAAGCGCTTGGCCCCAAGCCACTGGCGCACCTGTTCCTCTTCGTCTCTCCGGAAGCCGACTTCCACGCGCTGATCGCAGAAGCCCGCAAAGCGTTCCCCGACACGACTCTGACCGCCTGCACCACCGCCGGAGAGATCGGACCGGCGGGTTACACCGAAAACACCATCGTCGCCCTTGGTCTGCCCCGCGCGCATTTCGCGACGCGCACGATCCTGGCCGAACCCTTGCAGGCGTTGGACATTGCGGCGGTTGCAGATGCCGTGGTGCGTGCCCGGATGGCACTGGTGGAAGATGCCCCGCAGTTCGCGACCACCTTTGCCTTCGTCATGATCGACGGCCTTTCGTTGCGTGAAGATTCGCTTTTGGCGGCTCTTGCCCCCTCGCTTGGGGCCATGCCGATCTTCGGCGGCTCGGCTGGCGACGGTCGGACCTTTGCGCAAACGCTCGTCGCACATGACGACGCAATCCACACCGACGCGGGCGTCTTGACGCTGATCGCAACCGATGCCCGCGCCCATGTCTTCAGCCTTGACCACATGACCCCGACCGAAACGCGCATGGTCGTGACCGACGCCGATCCAGAGGCGCGCATTGTCCGCCGGATTAACGGCGCACCCGCCGCTGCCGAATACGCCCGCATCGTCAACCGCGATCCCGGCCAGTTGGACAGTTTTACCTTCGCCGCCCACCCTGTGGTCGTGCGCATGGGCGAACGGCACCACGTTCGCTCGATCCAGCGGGTGACACCGGACGGCGCGCTAATCTTCTTTTCGGCCATCGACGAAGGCATGGTTCTGTCCGTCGCCACGTCAGAGCCGATCGCGGCCCATCTGGACCGTGAACTCGCATCCCTGGCCATGGGCGATCAGATGCCCGACATCATCGCCTGCGACTGCATCCTGCGCCGGATCGAAGCCGAGGAGCATCAGCAAAGCCGCTCTGTCAGCGATGTGCTGGCGCGCTACGGCGCAACCGGCTTTTCGACCTATGGCGAACAAATCGGGCGCATGCACATAAACCACACCATGACGGGCGTCGCCCTTTATCCCCCCGAACCACGATGA
- the pedF gene encoding cytochrome c-550 PedF: MFRTTAIFALALAGMAHAHGDVTPQAVDTSALPEVGEDWLTENPYRVEAAGEEVWMKAIEIGASGYNQNCARCHGLGAVSGGLAPDLRYLEAEEYGDEWYVERFREGVTQNGTTKMPAFGELLGQEAAWAIRTYVETRADGDMVDDNGEPLGQIRDELVRWADDPNAVGDVDAVKQQLDDIAANIETLSGAPVADSVAWRASQQLDGTQAGIKTASETLTVGLSSAQ, translated from the coding sequence ATGTTTCGTACGACCGCAATTTTTGCCCTTGCTCTGGCCGGAATGGCCCACGCCCACGGCGACGTGACCCCGCAAGCCGTGGACACGAGCGCCTTGCCCGAGGTGGGCGAGGACTGGCTGACCGAGAACCCTTACCGCGTAGAAGCCGCGGGTGAAGAGGTGTGGATGAAGGCGATTGAGATTGGCGCCTCGGGCTACAACCAGAACTGCGCGCGCTGTCACGGTCTGGGCGCGGTATCGGGCGGTCTGGCCCCCGATCTGCGCTATCTGGAAGCCGAGGAATATGGCGACGAATGGTATGTCGAGCGCTTCCGCGAAGGCGTGACTCAGAACGGCACGACCAAGATGCCCGCGTTCGGAGAGTTGCTGGGTCAAGAGGCGGCTTGGGCCATCCGTACCTACGTCGAAACGCGCGCCGACGGTGATATGGTGGACGATAATGGCGAGCCGCTGGGCCAGATCCGCGACGAGTTGGTGCGCTGGGCCGATGATCCGAATGCCGTGGGCGACGTGGACGCGGTCAAGCAGCAGCTGGACGACATCGCGGCGAACATCGAAACGCTGTCGGGCGCGCCGGTTGCCGACTCTGTCGCTTGGCGGGCCAGTCAGCAGCTTGACGGTACGCAGGCCGGGATCAAGACGGCGTCCGAGACGCTGACGGTCGGGCTGTCCTCCGCGCAATGA
- a CDS encoding YVTN family beta-propeller repeat protein has protein sequence MIRTLLCTTLLGTPALADEIWVTNEKDNTISVIDIDTLEVTRTIETGERPRGITFAQDYSVVYVCASDSDAVQVIDPDTGEILHDLPSGEDPEQFALHPDNRRLYIANEDDAITTVVDTETREVIAQIDVGIEPEGMAVSPDGTIAITTSETTNMAHWIDTDTQELFANTLVDSRPRHAEFVKDGAEMWVSSEIGGTISVFDVETQAELAKIDFDLPNIHPDRVQPVGFELTPDEATAFVALGPSNHVAVVNAQTYEVEDYILVGRRVWHMAFNGDGTQLFTTNGISGDVTVIDVDSRKAVKTIKVGRFPWGAAYRPTSG, from the coding sequence ATGATCCGCACACTGCTTTGCACCACGCTTCTAGGCACGCCCGCCTTGGCCGACGAAATCTGGGTGACGAATGAAAAAGACAACACGATTAGCGTGATCGACATCGATACGCTGGAAGTCACGCGCACCATCGAAACCGGTGAGCGCCCCCGCGGCATCACCTTCGCCCAAGACTATTCGGTCGTCTACGTCTGTGCCTCCGACAGTGACGCGGTGCAGGTGATCGACCCCGACACAGGCGAGATCCTGCACGATCTTCCCTCTGGTGAAGACCCCGAGCAATTCGCCCTGCACCCGGATAACCGCCGCCTCTACATCGCGAATGAGGACGATGCGATCACGACGGTCGTGGATACCGAAACCCGCGAAGTCATCGCGCAGATCGATGTCGGGATCGAGCCTGAAGGCATGGCCGTCAGCCCCGATGGCACCATCGCGATCACCACTTCCGAAACGACCAACATGGCCCATTGGATCGACACGGACACGCAAGAGCTTTTCGCCAACACCTTGGTCGACAGCCGCCCCCGCCACGCCGAATTCGTCAAGGACGGCGCAGAGATGTGGGTCTCATCCGAGATCGGCGGAACGATCAGCGTGTTCGACGTGGAAACCCAGGCGGAACTGGCAAAGATCGACTTCGACCTGCCGAACATCCACCCGGACCGCGTCCAGCCCGTAGGCTTTGAGTTGACACCGGACGAGGCCACAGCCTTCGTCGCCCTTGGCCCGTCGAACCACGTCGCCGTGGTGAATGCGCAGACCTACGAGGTCGAGGACTACATCCTCGTCGGTCGTCGTGTCTGGCACATGGCCTTCAACGGGGACGGCACGCAGTTGTTCACGACCAATGGGATCTCCGGCGACGTGACCGTCATCGACGTGGACAGCCGCAAGGCCGTGAAGACGATCAAGGTAGGACGCTTCCCATGGGGGGCGGCCTACCGGCCCACGTCCGGCTGA
- a CDS encoding PQQ-dependent methanol/ethanol family dehydrogenase, with the protein MNRFVLAVCASLIAPGAVLAQGVTEEMIANDAATPEDILTNGMGRSLQRYSPLETLNKENVANLVPAWAFSLGGEKQRGQETQPLIHDGIMYITGSYSRLYALDAMTGEELWQYDARLPEGILPCCDVVNRGAAIFEDKVIFGTLDARLVALDAKSGDVVWRDKIADYKAGYSYTAAPMIVNGLVITGNSGGEFGVVGEIQARDASTGEMKWTRPVIEGHMGTLDGEESTMTGELNATWPGDMWKTGGGATWLGGSYDDRTDTIIMGTGNPAPWNSHLRGAGQPSEDGMGDNLYAASRLGIDPATGEIKWHFQSTPREGWDYDGVNEVVAFEGEDGTPLLATADRNGFFYVLNAEDGSFVSAAPFVKDITWAEGIDENGRPIFVEENRPGDPSAAADGNKGEIVFSSPGFLGGKNWMPMAYSQNTGLFYVPSNEWGMDIWNEPITYKKGAAYLGSGFTIKPNYEDHIGSLKAIDPATGEWVWEFKNDAPLWGGVMTTAGGLVFTGTPEGKFIAFDDETGEELWSFQTGSGIVGQPVTWEQDGEQYVSVISGWGGAVPLWGGEVAKKVNYLNQGGLLWTFKLPRQLASAQ; encoded by the coding sequence ATGAACCGCTTCGTCCTGGCCGTCTGCGCCAGCCTAATTGCCCCCGGTGCCGTCTTGGCGCAGGGCGTCACCGAAGAGATGATCGCGAACGACGCCGCGACGCCCGAAGACATCCTGACCAACGGCATGGGCCGCAGCCTTCAGCGCTACAGCCCGCTGGAGACGCTGAACAAGGAGAACGTCGCGAACCTGGTGCCCGCATGGGCCTTCTCGCTCGGTGGCGAAAAACAGCGGGGGCAGGAAACCCAACCGCTGATTCATGACGGCATCATGTATATCACCGGGTCCTATTCGCGTCTTTACGCGCTGGACGCGATGACCGGCGAAGAGCTGTGGCAGTACGACGCCCGCCTACCCGAGGGTATCCTGCCCTGCTGTGACGTGGTGAACCGCGGCGCGGCGATCTTTGAGGACAAGGTCATCTTCGGCACGCTGGACGCGCGTCTGGTGGCGCTGGATGCCAAGTCCGGCGACGTGGTCTGGCGCGACAAGATCGCCGACTACAAGGCGGGCTATTCCTATACGGCAGCCCCCATGATCGTGAATGGCCTGGTCATCACCGGCAATTCCGGCGGCGAATTCGGGGTGGTCGGTGAAATCCAGGCCCGCGATGCAAGCACTGGCGAGATGAAGTGGACCCGCCCCGTGATCGAGGGCCACATGGGCACGCTAGACGGTGAAGAGTCGACCATGACGGGAGAGTTGAACGCCACATGGCCGGGCGACATGTGGAAAACCGGCGGCGGGGCGACCTGGCTTGGCGGTTCCTACGACGACCGCACCGACACTATCATCATGGGCACGGGCAACCCAGCCCCCTGGAACAGCCACCTGCGCGGCGCAGGCCAGCCCAGCGAAGACGGCATGGGCGACAACCTATATGCCGCCTCGCGCCTTGGGATCGATCCCGCTACGGGCGAGATCAAGTGGCACTTCCAGTCCACCCCGCGTGAAGGCTGGGACTACGACGGTGTGAACGAAGTCGTCGCGTTCGAAGGCGAAGACGGTACGCCTTTGCTTGCCACCGCAGACCGCAACGGGTTCTTTTACGTGCTGAACGCGGAAGACGGCAGCTTCGTCTCGGCCGCGCCTTTCGTGAAGGACATCACCTGGGCCGAAGGTATCGACGAGAACGGACGCCCGATCTTCGTCGAAGAAAACCGCCCCGGCGATCCCTCTGCCGCTGCCGATGGCAACAAGGGAGAGATCGTCTTCTCCAGCCCCGGCTTCCTGGGTGGCAAGAACTGGATGCCGATGGCCTACAGCCAGAACACCGGCCTCTTCTACGTGCCCTCCAACGAGTGGGGCATGGATATCTGGAACGAGCCCATCACCTACAAGAAGGGCGCGGCCTACCTGGGTTCGGGCTTCACCATCAAGCCCAACTACGAAGACCACATCGGTTCGCTCAAGGCCATCGACCCGGCCACTGGCGAGTGGGTGTGGGAGTTCAAGAACGACGCCCCGCTCTGGGGTGGCGTGATGACGACCGCGGGCGGTCTTGTCTTCACCGGCACGCCCGAAGGCAAGTTCATCGCGTTCGACGACGAGACGGGCGAAGAGCTTTGGTCCTTCCAGACCGGTTCCGGCATCGTCGGTCAGCCCGTTACCTGGGAGCAGGACGGCGAGCAGTATGTCTCTGTCATCTCCGGCTGGGGCGGCGCTGTTCCGCTATGGGGCGGTGAGGTCGCCAAGAAGGTGAACTACTTGAACCAGGGCGGCCTGCTCTGGACGTTCAAACTGCCCCGCCAGCTGGCGTCGGCACAGTAA
- a CDS encoding ABC transporter substrate-binding protein: protein MFMKFLGGAAMALVLTGTAVAQDLPVLKASVLKFGTVNWELTTITENGFDTANGFDLDVNGVASGSAGEIAFQGGETDVIVSDWLWVARQRAAGRDYVFIPYSKAVGGVMVPEGSEAQTLADLAGGKIGIAGGPLDKSWLILQAYAQRELGFDLAGETEQVYGAPPLIYKTATGGDFAGAINYWHFMAKMEADGMRKIIDIADAAEAMGLDPETPLLGYVVKGEMLEQNPDLVNGLAAASRDAKDLLAGDDAAWEALRPKMNADTDAQFEALVAGFRAGIPAEGPVDEDAANTMLSLMAELGGEELVGEATSLPEGTFLQPGS, encoded by the coding sequence ATGTTCATGAAATTCTTGGGCGGTGCTGCGATGGCACTGGTTTTGACGGGTACGGCGGTCGCGCAGGATCTGCCCGTTCTGAAAGCCTCGGTGCTGAAGTTCGGCACGGTGAACTGGGAGCTGACGACGATCACCGAAAACGGCTTCGACACCGCGAACGGCTTTGATCTGGACGTGAACGGCGTGGCCAGCGGCTCTGCCGGTGAGATCGCGTTCCAAGGCGGAGAGACCGATGTGATCGTGTCCGACTGGCTGTGGGTGGCGCGGCAGCGGGCGGCAGGGCGCGACTACGTGTTCATCCCCTATTCCAAGGCCGTGGGCGGCGTGATGGTGCCCGAAGGCAGCGAGGCGCAGACACTCGCGGACCTGGCGGGCGGCAAGATTGGTATCGCGGGCGGACCGCTGGATAAATCCTGGCTGATCCTGCAGGCCTATGCGCAGCGTGAGTTGGGCTTCGATCTGGCGGGCGAGACCGAGCAGGTCTACGGCGCACCCCCGCTGATCTACAAAACGGCGACGGGCGGCGATTTCGCGGGGGCCATCAACTACTGGCACTTCATGGCGAAGATGGAAGCGGACGGGATGCGCAAGATCATCGACATCGCGGATGCCGCCGAAGCCATGGGGCTGGACCCGGAGACGCCGTTGCTCGGCTACGTCGTGAAGGGCGAAATGCTCGAGCAGAACCCCGATCTGGTGAACGGCTTGGCGGCGGCCAGCCGCGACGCTAAAGATCTGTTGGCCGGAGATGACGCGGCATGGGAGGCGCTGCGCCCCAAGATGAATGCCGACACCGACGCGCAGTTCGAAGCGCTCGTCGCGGGCTTCCGCGCCGGGATCCCGGCAGAGGGGCCGGTAGATGAAGACGCCGCGAACACGATGCTGTCTTTGATGGCGGAACTGGGCGGCGAAGAATTGGTGGGCGAAGCCACAAGCCTGCCCGAAGGCACCTTCCTGCAGCCGGGCAGCTAG
- a CDS encoding ABC transporter substrate-binding protein, protein MRLLVMITLLWAGPTAAQDVALHYLHVRVPQPPTLSALDPIPEDRGIAGAQLGVDDNATTGRFLGQTYTLTTSDVAVDADIAAAARTALAETDLLILDAPRDAALVIADLPEAEDALIFNTTAQNVDLRDAACRANLLHTAPSLAMRTDALAQFFVTRRWDDLVMIAGGDPGDQAYAAAMETSLTKFGLKLDARKEWRFDADMRRNASAEVPLFTQDFGDYDVLLIADELGDFGRYVLYNTWLPRPTAGGEGLVAQAWAPAVEQWGAAQLQSRFTDATGRNMTPEDYAAWAAVRTIGEAVTRTSATDAAALRSFILSADFELAGFKGRPLTFRAWNGQMRQPIPLVHPRAVVATAPLEGFLHQRTELDTLGLDEGDSACTAFD, encoded by the coding sequence ATGCGCCTGTTGGTCATGATCACGCTATTGTGGGCCGGTCCCACCGCCGCGCAGGATGTCGCGCTGCACTACCTGCACGTACGCGTGCCGCAACCGCCCACCCTGTCCGCGCTCGACCCGATCCCGGAAGACCGCGGCATCGCAGGTGCGCAGCTTGGCGTAGACGACAACGCCACGACGGGCCGCTTCCTTGGCCAGACCTATACGCTGACCACATCCGACGTCGCGGTAGACGCTGACATCGCCGCCGCGGCCCGCACGGCGCTTGCCGAGACCGATCTGCTGATCCTGGACGCGCCCCGCGATGCAGCCCTTGTCATCGCCGATCTGCCCGAAGCGGAAGACGCGTTGATCTTCAATACCACCGCGCAAAACGTCGACCTGCGCGACGCCGCCTGCCGCGCCAACTTGCTGCACACCGCGCCCAGCCTTGCGATGCGCACCGACGCGCTGGCCCAGTTCTTCGTCACCCGCCGCTGGGACGATCTGGTGATGATCGCGGGCGGCGATCCGGGCGACCAAGCCTACGCGGCGGCGATGGAAACCTCGCTTACCAAATTCGGACTGAAACTGGATGCCCGCAAGGAATGGCGGTTCGACGCCGACATGCGCCGCAACGCCAGCGCCGAAGTGCCGCTGTTCACGCAAGATTTCGGCGACTACGATGTGCTGCTGATCGCTGACGAGCTTGGCGATTTCGGGCGCTACGTTCTTTACAACACATGGCTGCCCCGGCCCACCGCAGGCGGTGAAGGCCTCGTCGCCCAAGCCTGGGCTCCGGCCGTCGAGCAATGGGGTGCTGCGCAACTGCAATCGCGTTTCACCGATGCCACGGGCCGCAACATGACACCGGAAGACTACGCCGCTTGGGCCGCCGTCCGCACGATTGGCGAGGCCGTGACCCGCACCAGTGCAACCGACGCCGCCGCCCTGCGCAGCTTCATCCTGTCAGCGGATTTCGAACTGGCCGGCTTCAAGGGCCGCCCCCTGACCTTCCGCGCGTGGAACGGCCAAATGCGCCAGCCCATCCCGCTCGTCCATCCGCGCGCCGTCGTCGCCACAGCACCGCTTGAAGGGTTCCTGCATCAACGCACGGAACTCGACACGTTGGGGCTGGACGAAGGCGACAGCGCCTGCACAGCCTTCGACTGA
- a CDS encoding substrate-binding periplasmic protein → MIRALFVAMTLGLAGPATAQDPCADYVPQPKPQNVGRDIVGQDMDTIVERGWMTFALYEDFPPYSWEEGGQPRGVDVEIAALIADYVGVEPRYRFVGAGENLDADLRNNVWRGGIVGGAVSNVMMRVPYDSAYACRVEQVVFTGQYAQEVIAIAYAEAEYPEEKPVPAYFRFDTVAVENDSLSDFYLSNFAGGQLNTGIRRFATLAEGMDALAEGEVMAAMGPRAQLEWGADDGIGIHQPPLAGLARGQWTLGVGVHFAYRPLAYTVDDALREALTSGRIEEIYASYGLTHTAPEYR, encoded by the coding sequence ATGATCCGGGCGCTTTTCGTTGCGATGACGCTCGGGCTTGCGGGCCCGGCCACAGCGCAAGACCCCTGCGCCGATTACGTGCCGCAGCCCAAACCGCAGAACGTCGGGCGCGACATCGTCGGGCAGGACATGGATACGATCGTAGAGCGCGGGTGGATGACTTTCGCGCTATACGAGGACTTCCCACCTTATTCCTGGGAAGAGGGCGGGCAGCCCCGTGGCGTGGATGTCGAGATCGCGGCGCTGATCGCGGATTACGTGGGCGTCGAGCCGCGCTATCGGTTCGTCGGCGCGGGTGAAAACCTGGACGCCGACCTGCGCAACAACGTGTGGCGTGGCGGGATCGTCGGCGGCGCAGTGTCCAACGTCATGATGCGCGTGCCCTATGACAGTGCGTATGCCTGCCGGGTCGAGCAGGTCGTCTTCACCGGGCAGTACGCGCAGGAGGTCATCGCGATCGCCTATGCCGAGGCAGAGTATCCAGAGGAAAAGCCGGTCCCTGCCTATTTCCGCTTCGACACCGTCGCGGTCGAGAATGACTCACTGTCGGACTTCTACCTGTCGAACTTCGCGGGTGGACAATTGAACACCGGCATTCGTCGCTTTGCCACACTGGCCGAAGGCATGGACGCATTGGCCGAAGGCGAGGTTATGGCGGCGATGGGGCCACGCGCGCAGCTGGAATGGGGCGCGGACGATGGCATCGGAATACACCAGCCGCCCCTGGCGGGGCTGGCACGGGGGCAATGGACGCTGGGCGTGGGGGTCCACTTCGCCTACCGTCCGCTGGCCTACACGGTGGACGACGCGCTGCGAGAGGCACTGACCTCTGGCCGCATCGAAGAGATTTACGCAAGCTACGGTCTGACGCACACTGCGCCGGAATACCGCTAG
- a CDS encoding response regulator: protein MMQNQTAPTHPQRALVIDDHPMFCDALELTLRNAAAFEDVATADSLTTGLEVLSRDGPRDLIVLDLNLPDVSGFDGLIRMRTQAPDTPVIVVSSMAENAIISAAIDAGASGYVPKHAPHSEFRAALDAIAQGSTYLPEQYVECPQPSDRADAVTRLRSLTAQQARILELICDGKLNKQIAFDLSIAETTVKAHVTAIMRKLAVQSRTQAVLVAQQAKFAAILPSADA, encoded by the coding sequence ATGATGCAGAACCAGACCGCCCCGACCCATCCGCAACGCGCGCTTGTCATCGACGACCATCCGATGTTCTGCGACGCGCTGGAACTGACCCTGCGCAATGCCGCCGCGTTCGAGGACGTGGCCACAGCCGACAGTCTGACGACCGGGTTGGAGGTGCTCAGCCGGGATGGCCCACGTGACCTGATCGTGCTGGACCTGAACCTGCCAGATGTGTCTGGCTTCGACGGACTGATCCGTATGCGCACGCAGGCCCCGGACACCCCCGTCATCGTCGTGTCCTCCATGGCCGAGAACGCGATCATCAGTGCGGCCATCGACGCCGGGGCCTCTGGCTACGTGCCCAAGCACGCCCCCCACTCGGAATTTCGCGCAGCCCTCGACGCCATCGCGCAGGGCAGCACTTACCTGCCCGAGCAATACGTTGAATGCCCCCAGCCATCGGACCGCGCCGATGCCGTGACGCGCCTGCGCTCATTGACCGCGCAGCAGGCCCGCATTCTGGAACTGATCTGCGACGGCAAGCTGAACAAGCAGATCGCCTTCGACCTGTCGATTGCCGAGACCACGGTGAAAGCCCACGTCACCGCGATCATGCGCAAGCTGGCGGTGCAGTCCCGCACGCAGGCCGTTCTGGTCGCGCAGCAGGCCAAGTTCGCGGCGATCTTGCCAAGCGCCGACGCCTGA
- a CDS encoding ABC transporter ATP-binding protein has translation MTGLRVDDLSFAYGAKQALDKVSLRAKPGSFTALLGPNGAGKSTLFALLTRLFTTRNGSIHIAGHDLQRAPLKALGALGVVFQQSTLDLDLTVQQNLAYFAALHGLTPIAAKPRIAASLDRLGMAERAHEKVRALNGGHRRRAEIARALLHDPKVLLCDEPTVGLDAAARAAITDHVHALAASGICVLWATHLTDEVRPDDHLIILHQGRILRDGTTKEIAADQPLSDTFLSLTAAPA, from the coding sequence ATGACCGGGCTGCGCGTCGATGATCTCTCCTTCGCCTACGGCGCGAAACAGGCGCTGGATAAGGTCAGCCTTCGTGCGAAACCGGGCAGCTTCACCGCCCTCCTCGGCCCAAACGGCGCAGGTAAGTCCACCCTCTTCGCGCTGCTCACCCGCCTCTTCACCACCCGCAATGGATCGATTCACATCGCGGGTCACGACCTGCAACGCGCGCCGCTCAAAGCCCTCGGCGCACTCGGCGTCGTGTTCCAGCAATCGACGCTCGACCTTGATCTGACCGTCCAACAGAACCTCGCCTATTTCGCAGCCCTTCATGGCCTGACGCCCATCGCCGCCAAACCGCGCATCGCCGCCAGCCTCGACCGCCTTGGCATGGCCGAACGCGCCCATGAAAAGGTGCGCGCCTTGAACGGCGGTCACCGGCGACGGGCCGAAATCGCGCGCGCGCTTCTCCACGACCCAAAGGTTCTGCTGTGCGACGAGCCGACGGTCGGCCTTGACGCCGCCGCGCGCGCGGCGATCACCGACCACGTCCATGCCCTCGCGGCCTCTGGCATCTGCGTCCTTTGGGCGACGCACCTGACGGACGAGGTCCGCCCCGACGATCACCTGATCATCCTGCACCAAGGCCGCATCCTGCGCGACGGCACCACCAAAGAGATCGCCGCCGACCAGCCCCTCTCCGACACCTTCCTGTCGCTCACGGCCGCCCCCGCATGA